In the Caballeronia sp. M1242 genome, TCCACGTAAGGCCGCTTGATCGTCGGGCCGACGTGGATGTCGCTGATCTGCACGATGGTGAAGCCGTCGAGCGCGGCGGGCAGATTGGCGATCGGCACGTCGACGGTGACGATCGGCGCGCGCTTGCGGGCGTTGTAGAAGCCGATCGCGGATAGCAGGATGGCCAGAATCGGCACGGCGAGCGCGCTCTCGGCGACGAGCGAGGGCGAACCGATGGGCGCGCCGCGCAACCAGTCGGCGAGATGAACGCACAAGAGCAGGACATCGCGTGCGAACGTCAACAACAGCAGCGACGAGAAGAAGCCCATCGCGGTGAGGCCGCACCACGCGAGACGGTCGGAAAGCGGCTGCGCCTCGATGTTGCGCGCCATCATCCCGAGCGGAATCAGAATCAGCGACGCGACAAGCCACGCAGCCGCGAGCACCTTGACCGGCATGCCGACGGGCGCTGCCGGAATGAGCCGCCAGCCGACATAGACGTGAAACAGAACACCGACACCGATGAACCGGATGAAGAATGCGGAACGTCGCATAGCGCCCCTGTCGGGCCGGGTCGGCGCTCGTTGCGCTGCGCTCCGCCCCATGAAAGAAGGTTGGTGTGGATTCACAAGACGCGACGCAGACGGTCGCCATCAGGCAGCCGATTCTACCGGTTCGCCGGGAAATCCGCCTTGAGGGGTCGAAGTCGGTGCAGATGATCGTCGAATCGACGATGTTTGACATTCGATTAGACGATTCTTTGGTGCCGCCGCAACGCATAGAGCGATTCGATTTCAGCCGCCCGAGCAACGTGATATTGAATGGCAGGCACTGAACCCTTCGGCAAGGAGCCTACGCACATGAAGACGAAACGGCGCGTGTTTCCATTTCTCGCGACGATGGCCTCGGCCTCGTTCGCAATCATCGTCGCAACGCCCGGCGCGGTATTCGCGCAAGCCGACGACGCGTTGAGCAAGGAGGCGCAGGAAGTCATCGCTTCTGCGCAGCCGGTCCACATTCAGGCGACGATCACCGGCATCGATCCCGCAAGCCGCATGGTGACGGTTCACGGTCCGCGTGGCGATGCTTCGTTCATCGTCAGCAAGGAGGTGACGAATTTCGACCAGCTCCACGTCGGCGACAAGGTGGACGTGCTCTATAAGAACGCTCTTCTCGTGACGGCCGAGAAAGTGAACGGACGGGGCAAGGGCGTGCGCACGCGCGTCGACACGCAGTCGATCGCGCCCGCGTCCGGGCCGGGCGGCGCGAGCGGTTTTGAGTCGTCGAGGCGGGTGGAGATTCTCGCGACCGTCGAACATATCGATAACAAACGGCACACGATTACGCTGCGCGGCCCGTGGCGCACGGAGACGCTGGACATCTCGCCGGCGCTCGAAGAGCAGAAGCTGAGAAAGGGCGATACGGTTCACGCCGTGTTCGTATCGGCGGCGGCGGTGAAGGTGACGCCTGCCAGCGCGACCAGCGCCGGGCAGTAGACGCAGCGGCGCGAAGCGCCAGACTTCTACGCGAAGCGCGTTCCGGCGTGGATGCGACCGTGCCGTGTCTCAGCATTTCCGCCACGCGGCAGACGCTCGTGCGGCCTCATATCCGCATCGCGCGGAATTGCGGCTTCGATTCCAAACGTTTCGCCAGCCTCTGAGAAAGCCAGTCCGCGCCGCCCACGCGCAGCCACCGTGCAAAAAACGCACAGCGCGTCACGCGAAACTGGCAAGCATCGGCCGACTGGAGGAAGATGTGCGCCTTTCTGCTTTCGCGGCTGCGCGGCTTCAGCGCTTTGCGGCGCGCCGCCAGACTCATCTTTAGCAAGGGCTTCTTCCATGACGACCGTTTCGTCCCACCACCGCTACACCGAAATCGCCGATCTCGCCGACGACGCGCTCTCGCTGCGCGAGATTCGCCACGACATCCACCGGCATCCGGAGTTGTCGTACGAAGAGACGCGCACCGCCGCGCTCGTCGCCGCGAAGCTGGAAGAGTGGGGCTGGCAGGTGACGCGCGGCATCGGCGGCACGGGCGTCGTCGGCACGCTGAAGGCGGGCGACGGGACGAAGAGCATCGGTTTGCGCGCGGACATGGACGCGCTGCCGATTCTCGAGCAATCCGGCAAACCGTACGCGAGCGAAACGCCCGGCAAAATGCACGCGTGCGGTCACGACGGCCACACGACCATGCTGCTCGGCGCGGCGCGCCATCTGGCGCGCACGCGGCGCTTCAACGGCACGGTGCACCTGTATTTTCAGCCGGCGGAAGAGCATGGCGTGCCGAGCGGCGCGCAAAAGATGATCGAGGAGGGCCTCTTCGACCGCTTTCATTGCGACGCCGTGTTCGGCGTGCACAACCATCCGGGCGCGCAGCCGGGCACGTTCCTCTTCCGCAAGGGGCCGTTCATGGCGGCGGGCGATCAGGTGTCGATCGTGATCGAAGGCGTCGGCGGTCATGCGGCGCGGCCGCATCTGTCGGTCGATCCGGTGGTCGTCGCGGCGAGCATCGTCATGGCGCTTCAGACGATCGTCGCGCGCAACGTCGACCCGGCGCAGCCCGCCGTCGTGACGGTCGGCTCCATGCACGCGGGGACGGTCAACAACGTGATTCCGAACCGCGCGACGCTCGAACTGTCGGTGCGCTCGTTCAGCCCGGAAGTGCGCGCGCTGCTCAAGCGCCGCATTCAGGAACTGGTGGAGTCGCAGGCGGCGAGCTACGGCGCAAAAGCGACGGTGAAGTATCTCGAAGGCTATCCGGTCGTCGTCAATTCGGACGCGCAGACCGAGTTCGCGACGCAAGTGGCGCGCGAACTGGTCGGCGAGGAAAACGTCGTCGCGCACGCGGATCTGCTAATGGGCAGCGAGGATTTCGCATTCATGTTGCAGGAGCGGCCGGGCACGTTCCTGCGCATCGGCAACGGTGCGGGCGAGGACGGCTGCATGGTCCACAACCCGCATTACGACTTCAACGACAAGAATCTGCCGGTCGGCGCGGCGTACTGGGCGCGGCTCGTCGAGCGATTTCTGGAAGCGTGAGCCGCCCGGCTGTGTGACAGCTACGCGGGCAGCTTGAAACTGCCGATCGCCTCGCGCAGCACATCCACCTGATCCTTCAGCGAATGCGCGGCGGCCGCGGCTTGCTCGACGAGCGCCGCGTTCTGCTGCGTCACCTGGTCCATTTCGACGACCGCGCGATTCACCTGTTCGATGCCCGCGCTCTGCTCGCGCGAGGCATCGCTGATTTCGTCGAGAATCTCGTTCACGCGGCGCACCGACTGCACGATTTCGCCCATCGTCGCGCCCGCGTTCGAAACGAGCGACGCGCCTTGCTGCACCGTCTGCGTCGACGTCTCGATCAGCGCCTTGATCTCCTTGGCCGCCGTTGCGGAGCGTTGCGCGAGGCTGCGCACTTCCGCCGCGACCACCGCGAAGCCGCGGCCCTGTTCGCCCGCGCGCGCCGCTTCCACCGCGGCGTTCAGCGCCAGAATGTTCGTCTGGAACGCGATGCCGTCGATCACGCCGATGATGTCGCCGATCTGCTGCGAACTCGCGGTGATGCGCGTCATCGTGTCGATGACTTCGCTGACCACGCCGCTGCCGCGCGTCGCCACGTCTGCCGCCTGCCCCGCGAGCTGCGCCGCCTGCGCTGCGCTTTGCGCGTTGTTCTTCACATTGGCGGTCATCTCGTCCATGCTCGACGCCGTCTGTACGAGCGCGGCCGCCTGTTCTTCGGTGCGCTGCGAAAGGTCGGTGTTGCCCGCGGCGATTTCGGAGGCGCCCACGTTGATGTTCTCGGTTCCGTTGCGCACGCGCGAAACGGTCTCGACGAGTCCGCGCTGCATCGTCGAAAGGGCGTGGAGCAGGCTCGTCGTGTCGTCCGGATGCACGGTCACGGCGGTCGTCAGGTCGCCCTCCGCCATGCGGTGCGCGGCGCCCACTGCCAATTCCAGTTCGCCGCCGAGATTGCGCTTGATGCTGCGCACGACGACGAGCATCGCCGCGGTCGCCGCCGCGCCCAGAAGCACCGTGACGAGCAGCCAGCGCAGGGCGCTCGCATAGAACGCGCTTTGCACGTCGTCCATGTACATGCCGGTCACGATGTACCAGTCCCACGGCGCAAACCGTTGCGAATACGAGAGCTTGGCGACCGGCTTGTCGTTGCCCGGCTTCGACCAGAGATAGTTGACGAAGCCGCCGCCCGGCTGGTCGCCTGCCTTGACGATATCGACAAAGAGCCGCGTGCCCGCCGGATCGGTGTAATTCGACATGTCCTGGCCGATCATCGCGGGCTTGATCGGATGCATGACCATGGTCGGGTGCGAGTCGTTGATCGACAGATAGCCGTCCTTGCCGTAACGGATCGCGGCGACAACCGACAGCGCCTGTTTCTTGGCTTCGTCGTCGGTCAGGGTCTTGTTGGCGGCGAGCGCGGCGTAGTGCGACACGATCGCATGCGCCTCGCCGACGAGCGACTTCAGCTGCTCCTTGCGGTCATCGATCATCGACGCGCGGTTCTGCCACGCGCCGATCACGCCGATGGCGATCAGCCCGATCCACAGCACGGCGATCAGCGAGCCGAGCTTCTTGTTCAACGTCATTTTGTTCATAGGTGCGCCCGCGATGTCTTCGTTGGATTAACGTGTCTTCCACGAAGCGACGGCGCGCGCCGCCGCTCGTCTGCTTTACGGCAGGCGATGCGGCGGTTGAAGGGCGGGGATACCCGTAAAGCGAGGCTCGCGCGGCGGCTCAGAAGCGCCGGATCGGGTCCTTGTCGGGCGGCGCGTCCGGATGCTGCGGCTCTTCCGGGCGATGCCCCGGCGAGGGCGGCGTGAGCGGATCGGCTTCCGGATCACGGTTCGGGTCCGCAATCGGGTCCGGAACGGGACTGGTCTGCAAGTCGAATTTCATGATGGTCCCCGAAAGAAGGTCACGAGGCATCGTACACGGCTGGCATGTGCAGCGTGAACGGACGGCCCGGATGCGCGTGCTCGACATCGGATAGTTCGGCGCGCGCGCGTCGCGTGATCGTATCGCTGCCGACGGCGCGCGGCTGCTCGGCGAGCACGATATGCGGCGTGCCGAGCGCGCGCGCGACCGCGACGGGCGAGGGCGCGGCGGCGTCGTCGGAGAGGAGAAGCTGTGCATCCGCGATCAGGCGCGGCAGCGTGCGCGGCCCGACCGCGCCCGCCAGAAAGAGCGCCGCCGTCTGCATCGCGCCGAGCACGCCGGCGGTGCGCTCGGGCTCGGGCGCGTCGCCGACAATCGCGATCTGCCAGCCATCGGCGGCGAGCTGATCGGCGACATCGGCGTATTGCTCGGCGCTCCACGCGGGCGTGGACATATGGCTGCCCGGATGAATCAGCACCAGCCGCTCGCGTTCGATGCCGTGAAACGCGACGAGTTCGTCGTATTCCGCGTCCGACATGTCGCCCGACGGCGCGCGCGGTCCGGCGCTCGGCGCATCGGGAACGAGCGCGAGATCCGGTGAGAGCACGTCGGTCAGTTCGGAAAAGGGATGGGCTCGCATTCTGACTCCTGCAAAGGGCGTGGCCGCGTAAGCGGACTGCGGGAGTAGTTCCAGCACGTCGCATGCCCAGCTGACCGTGCGGTAAGGCGCAAAGCCAAAGTAAAACCGCCGCTTCGCGTTAAGCGAGAGCGGCGGTTTTCGTTGCCGGAGGATGCCAGAAGGCTCAAGTCTCGGTAGGACCGTCCTCGGCGGGCAAGGTTTGCGGCGTGAAGGCGTCGGCGCGGCGGCGGATGCCGTCGATTTCGCCGGTCACGAAGGTGCGGTTGTCGGCGGCGAGCGCCTGCTGATAGGACGCGCCTTCCGGCACGCGATGCAAGAGCGCGCGCAATTCGCCCTGCGTCGTCTGCTCGACGGGCTCGTAATCGTAGAGGCCGAGCATGAGTTCGGCGCGCTCGTGAAGCAGGAACAGGCACGACGCGAACGCCGCGACGCCCAGCACTTCCTGCACGCCGAAGCGGATTTCGCGCGGCAGCGGCGAAAACGGCAGCCACGCGACGAGCGCCGCGCCTACGACCGCCAGCGCGATGGTCGCATTGAGCAGCCAGCCGGCGCGGGCGACGATGCGCTCGCGTTCGGTGTGCAACTGTCTCGCCGACTTCGGCACGAGCGCGGTCACGGAGATTTGCTGCTGCAAGGCGTCGAGCGGAAGAGCGGCCATAAAAGTGTCTTGAAGAAAGCGCCCAAGCGGCGCGACACCGGTATAACGCTTTGCTTACAC is a window encoding:
- a CDS encoding M20 aminoacylase family protein; the encoded protein is MTTVSSHHRYTEIADLADDALSLREIRHDIHRHPELSYEETRTAALVAAKLEEWGWQVTRGIGGTGVVGTLKAGDGTKSIGLRADMDALPILEQSGKPYASETPGKMHACGHDGHTTMLLGAARHLARTRRFNGTVHLYFQPAEEHGVPSGAQKMIEEGLFDRFHCDAVFGVHNHPGAQPGTFLFRKGPFMAAGDQVSIVIEGVGGHAARPHLSVDPVVVAASIVMALQTIVARNVDPAQPAVVTVGSMHAGTVNNVIPNRATLELSVRSFSPEVRALLKRRIQELVESQAASYGAKATVKYLEGYPVVVNSDAQTEFATQVARELVGEENVVAHADLLMGSEDFAFMLQERPGTFLRIGNGAGEDGCMVHNPHYDFNDKNLPVGAAYWARLVERFLEA
- a CDS encoding methyl-accepting chemotaxis protein, whose product is MTLNKKLGSLIAVLWIGLIAIGVIGAWQNRASMIDDRKEQLKSLVGEAHAIVSHYAALAANKTLTDDEAKKQALSVVAAIRYGKDGYLSINDSHPTMVMHPIKPAMIGQDMSNYTDPAGTRLFVDIVKAGDQPGGGFVNYLWSKPGNDKPVAKLSYSQRFAPWDWYIVTGMYMDDVQSAFYASALRWLLVTVLLGAAATAAMLVVVRSIKRNLGGELELAVGAAHRMAEGDLTTAVTVHPDDTTSLLHALSTMQRGLVETVSRVRNGTENINVGASEIAAGNTDLSQRTEEQAAALVQTASSMDEMTANVKNNAQSAAQAAQLAGQAADVATRGSGVVSEVIDTMTRITASSQQIGDIIGVIDGIAFQTNILALNAAVEAARAGEQGRGFAVVAAEVRSLAQRSATAAKEIKALIETSTQTVQQGASLVSNAGATMGEIVQSVRRVNEILDEISDASREQSAGIEQVNRAVVEMDQVTQQNAALVEQAAAAAHSLKDQVDVLREAIGSFKLPA
- a CDS encoding glycosyltransferase family 9 protein, which codes for MRAHPFSELTDVLSPDLALVPDAPSAGPRAPSGDMSDAEYDELVAFHGIERERLVLIHPGSHMSTPAWSAEQYADVADQLAADGWQIAIVGDAPEPERTAGVLGAMQTAALFLAGAVGPRTLPRLIADAQLLLSDDAAAPSPVAVARALGTPHIVLAEQPRAVGSDTITRRARAELSDVEHAHPGRPFTLHMPAVYDAS